A DNA window from Ipomoea triloba cultivar NCNSP0323 chromosome 10, ASM357664v1 contains the following coding sequences:
- the LOC116031701 gene encoding disease resistance protein RGA2-like isoform X4, translating into MGDAIVSGVVTSVVEQVITIIKDQVVQELRAALGVEKEIKNLSSKLNKIRAVLNDAERRSFKEESVKLWVEEIKNLCYDVEDVVDEWSTKTRRQQMERSSQVAGNCSFFLPSCFHFKRIVMHRDIAKKIKELDSRLDRITREKDQFNFLAVANTSASLHPDHKSKPVSTPFDVDATEIQGRESDASGLISKLLENNNNNNGSPVVISIVGAGGIGKTTLAQLVYGHQQIKTHFDERVWVCVSHPFDQIKIAKAIVESTTKSSTDLSQLPMLLEKIQSTLSQERFLLVLDDVWTEEDAMWAPFKNCLKVGLPGSRILVTSRSERVARMMASVYLHQVDLISDSDAWLLLSKIAFSEGRDDAYSKKLEEIGKQIAQKCKGLPLAVKVMGSLLRNKDTEEEWQTVLSQLDTKFSNVEGVETDLFPHLRLSYDDLTPQMKRCFSYCAVFPKDYRIDVDELIRIWMAQGYLTTTNGSDHNNQMEQKGREIFNNLAMRSLFQDFMKHRWVSNIIISCKIHDIVHDFAEFLAKNECYSVVWQEDKVKIENLRHLSLQKTRRPMDLASNYGVLGKLRTFIAKDLSPEQLTANMFNGLKSVRVLGLHNCMLSKLPKEIGNLFHLRYIDLRWSNVKELPDSICSLDNLQTLNLQGCICLSRLPEGIGNLHHLSVIDLSRTNVEELPDSICSLDNLQTLNLQGCMCLSRLPEGIGNLHHLSKIDLSSSKVEELPDSICSLDNLQTLNLQVCKCLSRLPEGIGNLHKLRKIDLHWSKVEELPDSICSLDNLEILNLQGCECLSRLPEGIGNLHKLWKIDLSRTKVEELPDSICSLDNLEILNLQGCECLSRLPEGIGNLHKLRKIDLSRSKVEELPDSICSLDNLEYLNLQRCECLSRLPEGIGNLHKLRKIDLSRTKVEELPDSICSLDNLEILNLQGCECLSRLPEGIGNLHKLRKIDLSRTKVEELPDSICSLDNLEILNLQGCECLSRLPEGIGNLHKLRKIDLSRTKVEELPDSICSLDNLEILNLQGCECLSRLPEGIGNLHKLRKIDLSRTKVEELPDSICSLDNLEILNLQGCECLSRLPEGIGNLHKLRKIDLSRTKVEELPDSICSLDNLEILNLQGCECLSRLPEGIGNLHKLRKIDLSRTKVEELPDSICSLDNLEILNLQGYECLSRLPEGIGNLHKLREIDLSRSKVEELPDSICSLDSLETLDLKGCECLSRLPEGIGNLHKLRKIDLSRTKVEELPDSICSLDNLEILNLQGCECLSRLPEGIGNLHKLREIDLSWSKLEELPDSICSLDSLQTLNLEGCECLSRLPEGIGNLRHLSKIDLSLSKLEELPDSICSLDSLETLDLKGCECLSRLPEGIGNLRHLSKIDLSLSKLEELPDSICSLDSLETLDLKGCECLSRLPEGIGNLHQLRLIDLRGCKVELPDSIYSLSKLKIRVGELGSDLSESEYCSE; encoded by the exons ATGGGCGACGCTATCGTCTCCGGTGTTGTGACCAGTGTTGTGGAACAGGTGATCACCATCATCAAGGACCAAGTAGTCCAGGAGTTAAGAGCAGCGTTGGGTGTGGAGAAGGAGATCAAAAACCTCTCATCAAAGCTCAACAAAATCAGGGCGGTGTTGAATGATGCAGAGAGGAGAAGCTTCAAGGAAGAGAGCGTGAAGCTGTGGGTGGAAGAGATCAAAAACCTCTGCTACGATGTGGAAGATGTTGTGGACGAGTGGAGCACCAAAACTCGCAGACAACAGATGGAGAGGTCGTCCCAGGTTGCAGGAAACTGTAGCTTTTTCCTGCCTTCTTGTTTCCATTTCAAAAGGATTGTGATGCATCGAGACATCGCCAAGAAAATAAAGGAACTTGATTCCAGACTTGATCGGATTACGAGAGAGAAAGATCAGTTCAATTTTCTTGCTGTAGCAAACACATCTGCATCACTACACCCTGATCACAAATCGAAACCAGTCAGCACTCCGTTTGATGTGGATGCAACAGAGATTCAAGGTCGGGAATCCGATGCCAGTGGTTTAATAAGCAAGTTGCtggagaataataataataataatggttccCCTGTCGTCATTTCCATAGTGGGCGCCGGAGGGATAGGGAAAACTACCCTTGCTCAACTAGTCTATGGCCATCAACAGATAAAGACTCATTTTGATGAAAGGGTGTGGGTTTGTGTTTCACACCCTTTTGAccagatcaagattgcaaaagcCATTGTTGAGTCAACCACTAAAAGCTCCACAGATCTATCTCAATTGCCAATGTTACTGGAAAAAATCCAAAGCACTTTGTCTCAGGAAAG GTTCCTACTTGTGTTGGATGATGTGTGGACAGAGGAGGATGCAAT GTGGGCGCCATTTAAGAACTGCCTCAAGGTTGGACTCCCCGGCAGTAGAATCTTGGTGACCTCAAGGAGTGAGAGGGTTGCAAGAATGATGGCAAGTGTGTATCTGCATCAGGTGGACCTCATCTCCGACTCTGATGCTTGGTTGTTGCTTAGCAAGATTGCATTTTCCGAGGGAAGGGATGACGCTTATTCTAAGAAACTGGAGGAAATTGGTAAGCAAATTGCTCAAAAGTGTAAAGGACTGCCACTTGCTGTTAAG GTTATGGGAAGCCTGTTACGTAACAAAGATACTGAGGAGGAATGGCAAACGGTTTTATCTCAGCTGGATACTAAATTTTCGAATGTGGAGGGAGTGGAAACAGATCTCTTTCCTCATTTGCGTCTAAGCTACGATGATTTAACCCCTCAGATGAAGAGATGTTTCTCATATTGTGCTGTCTTTCCCAAGGATTATAGAATAG ATGTAGATGAGCTAATCAGAATTTGGATGGCACAAGGTTATCTCACAACAACAAATGGTAGTGATCATAATAATCAGATGGAACAGAAAGGCCGGGAGATTTTTAACAATTTAGCAATGCGTTCTTTGTTCCAAGATTTTATGAAACATCGCTGGGTTTCCAACATCATTATATCTTGCAAAATACATGACATAGTGCATGATTTTGCCGAGTTTCTTGCAAAAAATGAATGCTACAGTGTTGTTTGGCAGGAGGATAAGGTGAAGATTGAAAATCTACGTCATCTATCATTGCAGAAAACTAGAAGGCCTATGGATCTTGCTTCCAATTATGGTGTCCTTGGAAAACTTCGCACTTTTATTGCTAAAGACCTTTCTCCCGAACAACTTACTGCAAATATGTTCAATGGTCTAAAATCTGTAAGAGTATTGGGATTGCATAACTGTATGTTGTCAAAACTCCCAAAGGAGATAGGAAATTTGTTTCATCTAAGGTACATTGATTTACGTTGGAGCAACGTTAAGGAGTTACCTGATTCAATTTGCTCTTTGGATAACTTGCAAACTCTAAATCTTCAAGGATGTATCTGTCTTTCTAGACTTCCCGAAGGGATTGGAAATTTGCATCACCTAAGCGTGATTGATTTAAGTAGGACCAACGTTGAGGAGTTACCTGATTCAATTTGCTCTTTGGATAACTTGCAAACTCTAAATCTTCAAGGATGTATGTGTCTTTCTAGACTTCCCGAAGGGATTGGAAATTTGCATCACTTAAGCAAGATTGATTTAAGTAGTAGCAAAGTTGAGGAGTTACCTGATTCAATTTGCTCTTTGGATAACTTGCAAACTCTAAATCTTCAAGTATGTAAGTGTCTTTCAAGACTTCCTGAAGGGATTGGAAATTTACACAAGTTAAGGAAGATTGATTTACATTGGAGCAAAGTTGAGGAGTTACCTGATTCAATTTGCTCTTTGGATAACTTGGAAATTCTAAATCTCCAAGGATGTGAGTGTCTTTCTAGACTTCCTGAAG GGATTGGAAATTTACACAAGTTATGGAAGATTGATTTAAGTAGGACCAAAGTTGAGGAGTTACCTGATTCAATTTGCTCTTTGGATAACTTGGAAATTCTAAATCTCCAAGGATGTGAGTGTCTTTCTAGACTTCCTGAAGGGATTGGAAATTTACACAAGTTAAGGAAGATTGATTTAAGTAGAAGCAAAGTTGAGGAGTTACCTGATTCAATTTGCTCTTTGGATAACTTGGAATATCTAAATCTTCAAAGATGTGAGTGTCTTTCAAGACTTCCTGAAGGGATTGGAAATTTACACAAGTTAAGGAAGATTGATTTAAGTAGGACCAAAGTTGAGGAGTTACCTGATTCAATTTGCTCTTTGGATAACTTGGAAATTCTAAATCTCCAAGGATGTGAGTGTCTTTCTAGACTTCCTGAAGGGATTGGAAATTTACACAAGTTAAGGAAGATTGATTTAAGTAGGACCAAAGTTGAGGAGTTACCTGATTCAATTTGCTCTTTGGATAACTTGGAAATTCTAAATCTCCAAGGATGTGAGTGTCTTTCTAGACTTCCTGAAGGGATTGGAAATTTACACAAGTTAAGGAAGATTGATTTAAGTAGGACCAAAGTTGAGGAGTTACCTGATTCAATTTGCTCTTTGGATAACTTGGAAATTCTAAATCTCCAAGGATGTGAGTGTCTTTCTAGACTTCCTGAAGGGATTGGAAATTTACACAAGTTAAGGAAGATTGATTTAAGTAGGACCAAAGTTGAGGAGTTACCTGATTCAATTTGCTCTTTGGATAACTTGGAAATTCTAAATCTCCAAGGATGTGAGTGTCTTTCTAGACTTCCTGAAGGGATTGGAAATTTACACAAGTTAAGGAAGATTGATTTAAGTAGGACCAAAGTTGAGGAGTTACCTGATTCAATTTGCTCTTTGGATAACTTGGAAATTCTAAATCTCCAAGGATGTGAGTGTCTTTCTAGACTTCCTGAAGGGATTGGAAATTTACACAAGTTAAGGAAGATTGATTTAAGTAGGACCAAAGTTGAGGAGTTACCTGATTCAATTTGCTCTTTGGATAACTTGGAAATTCTAAATCTCCAAGGATATGAGTGTCTTTCTAGACTTCCTGAAGGGATTGGAAATTTACACAAGTTAAGGGAGATTGATTTAAGTAGAAGCAAAGTTGAGGAGTTACCTGATTCAATTTGCTCTTTGGATAGTTTGGAAACTCTAGACCTTAAAGGATGTGAGTGTCTTTCTAGACTTCCTGAAGGGATTGGAAATTTACACAAGTTAAGGAAGATTGATTTAAGTAGGACCAAAGTTGAGGAGTTACCTGATTCAATTTGCTCTTTGGATAACTTGGAAATTTTAAATCTCCAAGGATGTGAGTGTCTTTCTAGACTTCCTGAAGGGATTGGAAATTTACACAAGTTAAGGGAGATTGATTTAAGTTGGAGCAAACTTGAGGAGTTACCTGATTCAATTTGCTCTTTGGATAGCTTGCAAACTCTAAATCTTGAAGGATGTGAGTGTCTTTCTAGACTTCCTGAAGGGATTGGAAATTTGCGTCACCTAAGCAAGATTGATTTAAGTTTGAGCAAACTTGAG GAGTTACCTGATTCAATTTGCTCTTTGGATAGTTTGGAAACTCTAGACCTTAAAGGATGTGAGTGTCTTTCTAGACTTCCTGAAGGGATTGGAAATTTGCGTCACCTAAGCAAGATTGATTTAAGTTTGAGCAAACTTGAGGAGTTACCTGATTCAATTTGCTCTTTGGATAGTTTGGAAACTCTAGACCTTAAAGGATGTGAGTGTCTTTCAAGACTTCCTGAAGGGATTGGAAATTTACATCAGTTACGATTGATTGATTTAAGAGGGTGTAAAGTAGAGTTGCCTGATTCAATTTACTCTTTGAGCAAGTTGAAAATTCGAGTTGGGGAACTGGGCAGCGATCTATCTGAATCTGAATATTGCAGCGAATGA